From Alloacidobacterium dinghuense:
GCGCGCTATTCACAACATAAGCTCACGCTATGGACATCCATTCGTGAAGTTAAACTGCGCAGCCATTCCCTTCGATCTGTTGGAGAGTGAGTTGTTTGGGCACGAGAAAGGTGCCTTTACGGGGGCCGTAGCACAAAGAGTGGGCCGCTTCGAAATGGCTGATACCGGCACTCTCTTCCTAGACGAAATCGGAGACTTACCGCTAGCCCTGCAACCGAAACTCTTGCGCGTTTTACAGGAGCAGGAGTTCGAGCGGCTGGGCGGCGGCCGCACACATCGCATCAACATCCGTCTCTTGGCTGCCACTCATCGCGACCTGGAGCAAATGGTCGCACGCGATGAATTCCGCGGCGATCTTTACTATCGGCTGAATGTATTTCCTGTCGCAATACCGCCCCTTCGCGAGCGCCGGGATGACATACCTCAGCTGGTCCTGCACTTCGTAGAGGAGTTCTCCAGGCGTATGGGGAAGCGAATTGAGCATATACCAGAAACAACAATGAATGCATTCTCTACATACCATTGGCCCGGCAATGTGCGAGAACTCCAGAACCTGGTTGAACGCGCCGTGATCCGATCGGATAATGGAGTGCTTCCGAACCCGCTGTCGACATCACAGTCCTCTTGGAGCTCTGCCCTCAAACTCGGGGCGGATCCTCTATCGGCGGAGGAATCTGGCAGGAGAATAGAAGCGGAAATTATGTCCGAGCCGCGGTCCATGGATTCACTCGAGGATGTACAACGCCAACATATTCTGCGAGTGCTCGAGAGAACCGGCTGGGTGATCAGCGGACCTAACGGCGCTGGAGCTATTCTCAATGTCCATCCCAATACACTTCGCAGTCTGATGAGCAGGCTGGGGATTCGGCACCAGGAAGTGCCACGCACTCGACGTGAGTTTTCTCAGCCGGTGCCCGACGCGTGTCCTGACTAAGGCCATCCTCAAGTTCGACAATCTTGCGACGATCCGCTGTGACCATGGTCCGGAGATATCCAGTCGCCATTTTCTGGCATGGACAATCGAGCAAACGACCGACGTGGTCCACATCGGCCCTGGCATGCCCACGGCGAACTCCTTTATAGGAAGCGTCAATAGAAGATCCGTGACGAGTGTTTGAATACCGGCAGGTTCTGGATCTTTTCGATGCGCGCCAGGATATCGGAATCTTGTGCCCGGGCTCATGGGCCTCACTCCGCGCTGAGCTACAAACACAGCACGAGTTGAACTGCGGTGAATAGTTGCTTGCCGTCCTCAGTGAGCACCATGGTTGAGAACCAACCACCGCGTCAAGACAACCATGACGGTTTCCGCTTTGCCCCGGCGGCAGCTATCGCCCAATTCCGCACGTCTTTTGCGACGCACGATATGTCGTGAGAGAGAGGGCGTCACGATGGGCGGATGACGAAATGTCGTAAGTTGTCTTGAGCGCTTCTGATCATCCACTCGCGCCAGGTTCCTTTGTTCCAGCCAGATAGCCGTTAGCAGCGATGTGCATTCGTTTGGCAAGGCGTGTGCATTCTTTTAAGGCATTAGGAAATGAGAACCACAACTCATAAGGCAGGAGAAAGCTAGCGATGAAAAAGATTCTGTTCATATTGTTCCTGGCATGCAGCCCGCTGATTGCACAGGATGCAAAGGTGACCCCGCTTATGTCGAAGGATTTGGCGGACTACAGTGGTAAAGAAGGCCTGATGATCAACGTCGAATATCCGCCAGGCGCTTCGGACCCCATTCATCGGCACAATGCTCATGCGTTTCTCTACGTGCTCGAGGGATCCATCGTAATGCAGGTCAAAGGTGGAAAGCCTGTCACCCTGACACCTGGACAGACCTTCTATGAAGGTCCTAATGACATTCACGTTGTTGGTCGCAATGCCAGCAATACCAAACCAGCCAGATTCATCGTTTTCCTGCTCAAAGACAAAGATGCGCCTGTTCTGATTCCGGTCAAGTAGGTTTGGCGGATGCATCGCTAACCACAACTTGAGAAGTAAATACTCATCTCCGATAGATCTCGGACTCAACCTGCTCGATTGCGGGCATCACGAAAGGACAGTCATGAAAATCGTAGTCATCGGCGGCACTGGACTCATAGGATCAAAGCTCGTCAAGAAGCTTCGTGAGCACGGGCACGAAGCGGTAGCGGCATCACCCAATACCGGCGTCAACACGCTGACTGGTGAGGGATTGGCCGAAGCGCTGAAGGGTGCATCGGTAGTCGTAGACGTATCCAATGCCCCCGTATGGGAAGACGCGGCTGTGCTGAATTTCTTTGAGACGTCAACCCGTAATCTTCTTGCCGCTGAAACAGTTGCAGGTGTGAAACATCACGTTGCGTTGTCGGTCGTAGGAACCGAACGTCTGCTCGAAAGCGGCTACTTCCGTGCAAAGATCGCTCAGGAAAAGCTGATCAAAGCTTCATCCATCCCTTACTCGATCGTCCGCGCGACGCAGTTTTATGAATTCGTCAAGGGCATTGCCGATTTCTCCACCAAGGGCAACGAGGTGCACCTGCCCACTGCACTTATCCAACCTATGGCCGCTGACGATGTCGCGAGTGCAGTAGGCCGAATTGCGACGAGTTCACCGGTGAATGCCATCGTGGAAGTGGGTGGGCCGGAACAATTCCGCCTCGATGAACTTATCCGGCACGGCCTGGCCGCATACAAGGACCCGCGAAAAGTTGTCGCTGACCCGCAGGCAACGTACTACGGCACAAAGCTGACTGAACGCGCACTCGTTCCCGAAAGCAACGCAAGTCTTGGCAAGATCCGATTCGACGAATGGCTTGCCCAACCTGTTTCGGCTTAAAAAAGTAGTCTTCTTTGTTTTCGGAGCCGGCACGCGAAGCGTAACGGTAGCCTCTCGTGCCGGGCTTGACTGCGGTTGGAGCGGAGGAAAATCCGTTGGCGAGGTCGCCGGCAGTCATAAGATGGCATCCCT
This genomic window contains:
- a CDS encoding cupin domain-containing protein — protein: MKKILFILFLACSPLIAQDAKVTPLMSKDLADYSGKEGLMINVEYPPGASDPIHRHNAHAFLYVLEGSIVMQVKGGKPVTLTPGQTFYEGPNDIHVVGRNASNTKPARFIVFLLKDKDAPVLIPVK
- a CDS encoding SDR family oxidoreductase, with amino-acid sequence MKIVVIGGTGLIGSKLVKKLREHGHEAVAASPNTGVNTLTGEGLAEALKGASVVVDVSNAPVWEDAAVLNFFETSTRNLLAAETVAGVKHHVALSVVGTERLLESGYFRAKIAQEKLIKASSIPYSIVRATQFYEFVKGIADFSTKGNEVHLPTALIQPMAADDVASAVGRIATSSPVNAIVEVGGPEQFRLDELIRHGLAAYKDPRKVVADPQATYYGTKLTERALVPESNASLGKIRFDEWLAQPVSA
- a CDS encoding sigma-54 interaction domain-containing protein; this translates as MSSLTRLRCDEQDERDREFAQIVGSSTALESVLAEVERVAPTDSTVLVLGETGTGKELIARAIHNISSRYGHPFVKLNCAAIPFDLLESELFGHEKGAFTGAVAQRVGRFEMADTGTLFLDEIGDLPLALQPKLLRVLQEQEFERLGGGRTHRINIRLLAATHRDLEQMVARDEFRGDLYYRLNVFPVAIPPLRERRDDIPQLVLHFVEEFSRRMGKRIEHIPETTMNAFSTYHWPGNVRELQNLVERAVIRSDNGVLPNPLSTSQSSWSSALKLGADPLSAEESGRRIEAEIMSEPRSMDSLEDVQRQHILRVLERTGWVISGPNGAGAILNVHPNTLRSLMSRLGIRHQEVPRTRREFSQPVPDACPD